CGTGTTCAATATAATTCTTTATCCAAAGGATTACAAATCAGTTGTGGCGGTGTGCAGGATAGCATTTTCTTTTCTAAACTGCAGCACTAAACTTTCCATATCGTCGTCACCGTTCAAGAATAGAGTAACCTCAAGCGTACTTACCTGAGAGGGGATaatgttttttgaaataaaaattgatattacTGACTACTTCTAATGTTTTCCCATTTACGACCTCAGGGCCGTGAACTGATGGAATACGTCCAGTATGTGTGGGTCGATGTCCGATGTGAACAGTAAACTTTCTAATGTGCTGCTGTACTTTTGTACTTGTTCGTGGTGCTGCGGAAAAGAATGGCATTCAGTAAAATTGATACAATTCCAAATTGTTCTACACTCACCATCATGAAAACCTGCTGTAATCGACCGACTGTCCATCGGTACCAATCGGTATCGTACTCTCGCCCATCCGTGTCACATTTGACCAGATGTTCCGACAGAATCATAATGAATCGCTGGAAGATAATCAAGAACAGTCGCTTTTGATCGACGTACGCTGCCTCCAGACGTTCCTCCATACGTTCCACCTGCTCCTCGGTTGGTTTGTCACTGTCGTCGCCAGTAATCTTCTTCCGTCGGCGAACTGGAGGCGTGACGCCCGTTTCTCCTGCTTCTGCGGCTGCGGCTGCCCCTTCTCCGTCTGTGTCACTGGACGAAGATTCGGCGTTTCTATCTAACCGTTCCTTGGCATCGCTCAATTCCTTACctgaaatagaatttttttttgttaaaaattactACTTAAACTCAAGTTACCATTACTTACT
This sequence is a window from Uranotaenia lowii strain MFRU-FL chromosome 3, ASM2978415v1, whole genome shotgun sequence. Protein-coding genes within it:
- the LOC129754727 gene encoding nuclear cap-binding protein subunit 1-like; the protein is MVESTFNPLKIDVFVQTLLNLGSKSFSHTFAAISKFHLVFKSLAETEEAQICILHNVFELWGDHQQMMVVIFDKLLKTQIVECSAVATWVFSKEMVGEFTKMYLWEILHLTIKKMNQHVTKLSKELSDAKERLDRNAESSSSDTDGEGAAAAAEAGETGVTPPVRRRKKITGDDSDKPTEEQVERMEERLEAAYVDQKRLFLIIFQRFIMILSEHLVKCDTDGREYDTDWYRWTVGRLQQVFMMHHEQVQKYSSTLESLLFTSDIDPHILDVFHQFTALRS